A stretch of Microbacterium caowuchunii DNA encodes these proteins:
- a CDS encoding MBL fold metallo-hydrolase yields the protein MLTAVADGVLVHRSALLQNNTVVVVGAEGVLVVDPGLTAAEMRCLADDLRPFGPVAAGFATHPDWDHVLWHPVLGDAPRYGTAAAAAFLEEFRSHTDWRERAREALPPEIAEDVPLEPFGLITGLPPGTARLPWQGPGVRMLEHSAHAVGHAALVVATCRVLIGGDMLSDLFVPMPDIAGAGDPVADYLAGLRVLEDVAGEVDVFVPGHGSVCDAVGLRERIARDRAYMVALRDGGPFDDPRIGDAVPPGWEWVGDLHAAQVAAYARRREGTPGES from the coding sequence ATGCTGACCGCGGTTGCGGACGGGGTGCTCGTTCACCGGAGCGCATTGCTGCAGAACAACACCGTCGTGGTCGTCGGCGCCGAGGGCGTCCTGGTCGTCGATCCCGGCCTCACCGCAGCGGAGATGCGCTGCCTCGCCGACGATCTGCGTCCGTTCGGCCCCGTGGCGGCGGGCTTCGCCACGCATCCCGACTGGGACCACGTGCTGTGGCATCCCGTTCTCGGCGACGCCCCCCGGTACGGCACGGCCGCCGCCGCGGCGTTCCTGGAGGAGTTCCGCTCGCACACGGACTGGCGCGAGCGGGCCCGCGAAGCGCTACCGCCGGAGATCGCCGAGGATGTTCCGCTGGAGCCGTTCGGCCTCATCACCGGCTTGCCGCCCGGTACGGCGCGACTGCCATGGCAGGGGCCGGGGGTACGGATGCTGGAGCACTCCGCGCACGCCGTCGGCCATGCCGCGCTGGTCGTCGCCACCTGCCGCGTGCTGATCGGCGGCGACATGCTCTCGGACCTGTTCGTGCCGATGCCGGACATCGCGGGCGCTGGTGACCCCGTCGCCGACTACCTCGCCGGACTGCGGGTGCTGGAGGACGTCGCCGGGGAGGTGGACGTCTTCGTCCCCGGGCACGGCTCGGTCTGCGACGCGGTCGGGCTGCGCGAGCGGATCGCCCGGGACCGCGCCTACATGGTGGCGCTCCGCGACGGCGGACCGTTCGACGATCCGCGGATCGGCGATGCGGTGCCACCGGGATGGGAGTGGGTGGGCGACCTGCACGCCGCCCAGGTCGCGGCGTACGCCCGGCGGAGGGAGGGCACGCCGGGCGAGTCGTGA